In a single window of the Phocoena phocoena chromosome 14, mPhoPho1.1, whole genome shotgun sequence genome:
- the CAD gene encoding multifunctional protein CAD isoform X1 → MAALVLEDGSVLRGQPFGAAVSTAGEVVFQTGMVGYPEALTDPSYKAQILVLTYPLIGNYGIPPDEVDEFGLSKWFESSGIHVAGLVVGECCPTPSHWSATCTLHEWLQQRGIPGLQGVDTRELTKKLREQGSLLGKLVQDGTEPSTLPFLDPNARALVPEVSIKVPRVFNSGGTPRILALDCGLKYNQIRCLCQRGAEVTVVPWDHALESQEYEGLFLSNGPGDPASYPSVVSTLSRVLSEPNPRPVFGICLGHQLLALAIGAKTYKMRYGNRGHNQPCLLVGSGRCFLTSQNHGFAVETDSLPASWLPLFTNANDHSNEGIVHESLPFFSVQFHPEHQAGPSDMEILFDIFLDTVKEATTRNPGGQTVRERLAERLCLPGIPTPGSGLPPPRKVLILGSGGLSIGQAGEFDYSGSQAIKALKEENIQTLLINPNIATVQTSQGLADKVYFLPITPHYVTQVIRNERPDGVLLTFGGQTALNCGVELTKAGVLARYGVRVLGTPVETIELTEDRRAFASRMAEIGEHVAPSEAANSLEQAQAAAERLGYPVLVRAAFALGGLGSGFASNKEELSALVAPAFAHTSQVLVDKSLKGWKEIEYEVVRDTYGNCVTVCNMENLDPLGIHTGESIVVAPSQTLNDREYQLLRQTAIKVTQHLGIVGECNVQYALNPESEQYYIIEVNARLSRSSALASKATGYPLAYVAAKLALGIPLPELRNSVTGGTAAFEPSLDYCVVKIPRWDLSKFLRVSTKIGSCMKSVGEVMGIGRSFEEAFQKALRMVDENCVGFDHTVKPVSDMELETPTDKRIFVVAAALWAGYSVDRLYELTRIDRWFLHRMKGIVAHTQLLEQHRGQSLPLPLLQQAKRLGFSDKQIALAVLSTELAVRKLRQELGICPAVKQIDTVAAEWPAQTNYLYLTYWGTTHDLSFRTPHVLVLGSGVYRIGSSVEFDWCAVGCIQQLRKMGYKTIMVNYNPETVSTDYDMCDRLYFDEISFEVVMDIYELENPEGVILSMGGQLPNNMAMALHRQQCRVLGTCPEAIDSAENRFKFSRLLDTIGISQPQWRELSDLESARQFCQTVGYPCVVRPSYVLSGAAMNVAYTDGDLERFLSSAAAVSKEHPVVISKFIQEAKEIDVDAVACDGVVAAIAISEHVENAGVHSGDATLVTPPQDITAKTLERIKAIVHAVGQELQVTGPFNLQLIAKDDQLKVIECNVRVSRSFPFVSKTLGVDLVALATRVIMGEEVEPVGLMTGSGVVGVKVPQFSFSRLAGADVVLGVEMTSTGEVAGFGESRCEAYLKAMLSTGFKIPKKNILLTIGSYKNKSELLPTVRLLESLGYSLYASLGTADFYTEHGVKVTAVDWHFEEAVDGECPPQRSILEQLAEKNFELVINLSMRGAGGRRLSSFVTKGYRTRRLAADFSVPLIIDIKCTKLFVEALGQIGPAPPLKVHVDCMTSQKLVRLPGLIDVHVHLREPGGTHKEDFASGTAAALAGGITMVCAMPNTWPPIIDAPALALAQKLAEAGARCDYTLFLGASSENAGTLGAVAGSAAGLKLYLNETFSELRLDSVAQWMEHFETWPSHLPIVAHAERQSVAAVLMVAQLTQRSVHICHVARKEEILLIKAAKARGLPVTCEVAPHHLFLSRDDLERLGPGKGEVRPELGSRQDVEALWENMAVIDCFASDHAPHTVDEKCGPQPPPGFPGLETMLPLLLTAVSEGRLSLDDLLQRLHHNPRRIFHLPPQEDTYVEVDLEHEWTVPNHMPFSKAHWTPFEGQKVKGTVRRVVLRGEVAYIDGQVLVPPGYGQDVRKWPQGAVPQLTPSAPAASELNTTPERPRRGIPALPDGRFHLPPRIHRASDPGLPAEEPKEKTSRKAAEPELMGTLDGTCYPPPPVPRQASPQNLGTPGLLHPQTSPLLHSLVGQHILSVQQFTKDQMSHLFNVAHTLRMMVQKERSLDILKGKVMASMFYEVSTRTSSSFAAAMARLGGAVLSFSEATSSVQKGESLADSVQTMSCYADVVVLRHPQPGAVELAAKHCRRPVINAGDGVGEHPTQALLDIFTIREELGTVNGMTITMVGDLKHGRTVHSLACLLTQYRVSLRYVAPPSLRMPPDVRAFVASRGTKQEEFESIEEALPDTDVLYMTRIQKERFGSSQEYEACFGQFILTPHIMTRAKKKMVVMHPMPRVNEISVEVDSDPRAAYFRQAENGMYIRMALLATVLGRF, encoded by the exons ATGGCGGCCCTGGTGTTGGAGGACGGGTCGGTCCTGCGGGGCCAGCCCTTTGGGGCCGCTGTGTCGACTGCCGGGGAAGTGG TGTTTCAAACCGGTATGGTCGGCTACCCCGAGGCCCTCACTGACCCTTCCTACAAAGCACAGATCTTAGTGCTGACATATCCTCTGATTGGTAACTACGGCATTCCCCCAGATGAAGTGGATGAGTTCGGGCTCAGCAAG TGGTTTGAATCCTCGGGGATCCACGTGGCAGGACTGGTGGTAGGAGAGTGCTGCCCCACACCCAGCCACTGGAGTGCCACCTGTACCCTGCATGAGTGGCTGCAACAGCGTGGCATACCTGGCCTACAAG GAGTGGACACTCGGGAGCTGACTAAGAAGTTGCGAGAGCAAGGGTCTCTGCTGGGAAAGCTGGTCCAGGATGGGACGGAGCCTTCAACCCTGCCCTTCTTGGACCCCAATGCCCGCGCCCTGGTGCCAGAGGTCTCCATTAAG GTCCCACGGGTATTCAATTCAGGGGGTACCCCTCGGATCCTTGCTTTGGACTGTGGCCTCAAGTATAATCAGATCCGATGCTTGTGCCAGCGTGGGGCAGAGGTCACTGTGGTACCCTGGGACCACGCATTAGAAAGTCAGG AGTATGAGGGTCTCTTTCTGAGTAATGGCCCTGGCGACCCGGCCTCCTATCCCAGCGTGGTATCCACACTGAGCCGTGTCTTATCTGAACCGAACCCCCGACCTGTCTTTGGGATCTGCCTGGGACACCAGCTGTTGGCCTTAGCCATTGGGGCCAAGACTTACAAGATGAG ATATGGGAACCGAGGCCATAACCAGCCATGCTTGCTGGTGGGCTCTGGGCGCTGCTTTCTAACATCCCAGAACCATGGGTTTGCTGTGGAAACAGACTCACTGCCAGCAAGCTGGCTTCCTCTTTTCACCAACGCCAATGATCACTCCAATGAAGGCATTGTACATGAGAGCCTACCCTTCTTCAG TGTCCAGTTTCACCCAGAGCACCAAGCTGGCCCTTCAGATATGGAaattctttttgatatttttctggaCACTGTGAAAGAAGCCACCACCAGGAACCCTGGGGGCCAGACAG TTCGAGAGCGGCTGGCTGAGCGCCTCTGTCTCCCTGGGATTCCCACCCCAGGCTCTGGGCTTCCACCACCACGAAAGGTTCTGATTCTGGGCTCAGGGGGCCTCTCCATTGGCCAAGCCGGAGAGTTTGACTACTCAGGCTCTCAG GCGATCAAGGCCCTGAAGGAGGAGAACATCCAGACGTTGCTGATCAACCCCAACATTGCCACCGTGCAGACCTCCCAGGGGCTGGCTGACAAGGTCTATTTCCTCCCAATAACACCTCACTACGTAACCCAG GTGATACGTAATGAGCGCCCAGATGGCGTGTTACTGACTTTTGGGGGCCAAACAGCTCTGAACTGTGGTGTGGAGCTGACCAAGGCTGGGGTGCTCGCTCGGTATGGGGTCCGGGTCCTGGGCACACCCGTGGAGACCATTGAGCTGACGGAGGATCGGCGCGCCTTCGCCTCCAGGATGGCCGAGATTGGAGAGCACGTGGCCCCCAGTGAGGCAGCGAACTCTCTTGAGCAG GCCCAGGCAGCTGCCGAGAGACTGGGGTACCCCGTGCTGGTGCGTGCAGCCTTTGCCCTGGGGGGCCTGGGCTCTGGCTTTGCCTCTAACAAAGAGGAGCTCTCTGCTCTCGTGGCCCCAGCTTTTGCCCATACCAGCCAAGTGCTGGTAGACAAGTCCCTGAAAGGATGGAAGGAGATTGAGTACGAGGTGGTGAGAGACACCTACGGCAACTGTGTCACG GTGTGTAACATGGAGAACCTAGATCCACTGGGCATCCACACTGGGGAGTCCATAGTGGTGGCTCCAAGCCAGACGCTGAATGACAGGGAGTACCAGCTACTGCGGCAGACGGCCATCAAGGTGACTCAGCACCTTGGAATCGTTGGGGAGTGCAACGTGCAGTATGCCTTGAATCCTGAGTCTGAGCAG TATTACATCATTGAAGTGAATGCCAGGCTCTCTCGCAGCTCCGCCCTGGCCAGTAAGGCCACGGGCTATCCACTGGCCTACGTGGCAGCCAAGCTGGCTTTGGGCATCCCTCTACCTGAACTCAG GAACTCGGTGACAGGGGGAACAGCAGCCTTTGAACCCAGTCTGGATTATTGTGTGGTGAAGATTCCTCGCTGGGACCTCAGCAAGTTCCTCCGCGTCAGCACAAAGATTGGGAGCTGCATGAAGAGTGTCG GTGAGGTCATGGGCATTGGGCGTTCTTTTGAGGAAGCTTTCCAGAAGGCTCTGCGCATGGTGGATGAGAACTGCGTGGGCTTTGATCACACAGTCAAGCCCGTCAGTGACATG GAGTTGGAGACTCCAACAGACAAGCGCATCTTTGTGGTGGCAGCTGCCCTGTGGGCTGGCTACTCGGTGGATCGCCTGTATGAACTTACTCGCATCGACCGCTGGTTTTTGCACCGAATGAAGGGGATCGTAGCACACACCCAGCTGCTGGAGCAACACCGTGGACAGTCTTTGCCCCTacccctgctgcagcaggccAAGCGCCTCGGCTTCTCAGACAAGCAGATTGCCCTCGCAGTTCTCAG CACGGAGCTGGCTGTTCGCAAGCTGCGTCAGGAACTGGGGATCTGCCCAGCGGTGAAGCAGATCGACACAGTTGCAGCTGAATGGCCAGCCCAGACAAATTACTTGTACCTGACATACTGGGGCACCACCCATGACCTCAGCTTTCGAACGCCTCATGTCCTGGTCCTGGGCTCTGGCGTCTACCGTATCGGCTCCAGCGTCGAGTTTGACTGGTGTGCTGTGGGCTGCATCCAGCAGCTCCGAAAG ATGGGGTATAAAACCATCATGGTGAACTACAACCCAGAAACAGTCAGCACCGACTATGACATGTGTGACCGACTCTACTTCGATGAGATCTCTTTTGAG GTGGTGATGGACATCTACGAGCTGGAGAACCCCGAAGGCGTGATCCTGTCCATGGGCGGGCAGCTGCCCAACAACATGGCCATGGCTTTGCATCGGCAGCAGTGCCGGGTGCTGGGCACCTGCCCTGAAGCCATCGACTCGGCTGAGAACCGTTTTAAGTTCTCCCGGCTCCTGGACACCATTGGTATCAGCCAGCCTCAGTGGAGGGAGCTCAGTGACctggag TCCGCCCGCCAGTTCTGCCAGACTGTGGGGTATCCCTGTGTCGTGCGCCCCTcctatgtgctaagtggtgctgctatgaacgtggctTACACCGATGGGGACCTGGAGCGCTTCCTGAGCAGTGCGGCAGCTGTCTCCAAGGAGCACCCCGTGGTCATCTCCAAGTTCATCCAGGAGGCCAAG GAGATTGATGTGGACGCTGTGGCCTGTGATGGTGTGGTGGCAGCCATCGCCATCTCCGAGCACGTGGAGAACGCAGGTGTGCATTCAGGTGATGCCACGCTGGTGACCCCGCCGCAGGACATCACTGCCAAAACCCTGGAGCGGATCAAAGCCATCGTGCACGCCGTGGGCCAGGAGCTGCAGGTCACAGGACCCTTCAATCTGCAGCTCATTGCCAAG GACGACCAGCTGAAAGTCATTGAATGCAACGTGCGTGTCTCTCGCTCCTTCCCCTTCGTCTCCAAGACCCTGGGTGTGGACCTAGTAGCCTTGGCCACGCGGGTCATCATGGGGGAAGAAGTGGAGCCTGTGGGGCTCATGACTGGCTCTGGAGTCGTGGGGGTAAAG GTGCCCCAGTTCTCATTCTCCCGCCTGGCGGGTGCTGATGTGGTGCTGGGTGTGGAGATGACCAGTACTGGGGAAGTGGCTGGCTTCGGGGAGAGCCGCTGTGAGGCCTACCTCAAGGCCATGCTAAGCACTGGCTTTAAGATCCCCAAGAAGAACATCTTGCTGACCATTGGCAGCTATAAG AACAAAAGTGAGCTGCTCCCAACTGTGCGACTGCTGGAGAGCCTGGGCTACAGCCTCTACGCCAGTCTGGGCACTGCTGACTTCTATACAGAGCACGGTGTCAAG GTAACGGCTGTGGACTGGCACTTTGAAGAAGCAGTGGATGGAGAGTGTCCACCACAGCGAAGTATCCTGGAGCAGCTCGCTGAGAAGAACTTCGAGCTAGTGATTAACCTGTCCATGCGCGGGGCTGGGGGCCGGCGTCTCTCTTCCTTTGTCACCAAGGGCTACCGCACCCGGCGCCTGGCCGCTGACTTCTCCGTGCCCCTCATCATCGATATCAAGTGCACCAAACTGTTTGTGGAG GCCCTAGGACAGATTGGGCCAGCCCCTCCTTTGAAGGTGCATGTCGACTGCATGACCTCCCAGAAGCTCGTGCGGCTACCTG GATTGATTGATGTCCACGTGCACCTGCGGGAACCAGGGGGGACACACAAGGAGGACTTTGCTTCAGGCACAGCGGCTGCCCTGGCCGGGGGCATCACCATGGTGTGTGCCATGCCTAATACCTGGCCCCCCATCATCGATGCCCCTGCTCTGGCCCTGGCACAGAAG ctggcagaggctggcgCCCGCTGTGACTACACCTTATTCCTCGGAGCTTCGTCGGAAAACGCAGGGACCCTGGGTGCTGTGGCTGGGTCTGCTGCAGGGCTGAAGCTCTACCTCAACGAGACCTTCTCTGAGCTGCGGCTGGACAGTGTGGCCCAGTGGATGGAG CACTTCGAGACGTGGCCGTCCCACCTCCCCATTGTGGCCCACGCAGAGCGTCAGAGTGTCGCCGCCGTCCTCATGGTGGCCCAGCTGACCCAGCGCTCGGTACACATCTGTCACGTGGCGCGGAAGGAAGAG ATCCTGCTGATTAAAGCCGCTAAGGCACGGGGGCTGCCGGTGACCTGTGAGGTGGCGCCCCACCATCTGTTCCTGAGCCGCGATGACCTGGAGCGTCTGGGGCCCGGGAAGGGGGAGGTTCGGCCTGAGCTTGGCTCCCGGCAGGATGTGGAAGCCCTATGGGAGAACATGGCCGTCATCGACTGCTTTGCCTCCGACCATG CCCCCCACACCGTGGACGAGAAGTGTGGGCCCCAGCCACCCCCCGGCTTCCCGGGGCTGGAGACCATGCTGCCCCTACTGCTGACGGCAGTGAGCGAGGGCCGGCTCAGCCTGGATGACCTGCTGCAGCGACTGCACCACAACCCTCGGCGCATCTTCCACCTGCCGCCCCAGGAGGACACCTATGTGGAG GTGGATCTGGAGCATGAATGGACGGTCCCCAACCACATGCCCTTCTCCAAGGCCCACTGGACACCCTTCGAAGGGCAGAAGGTGAAGGGCACCGTCCGCCGTGTGGTCCTGCGAGGAGAGGTTGCCTATATTGACGGGCAG GTGCTGGTGCCGCCGGGCTACGGACAGGATGTACGCAAGTGGCCACAGGGGGCTGTTCCCCAGCTCACGCCCTCGGCCCCCGCCGCCAGTGAGCTAAACACG ACCCCAGAGAGGCCCCGCCGGGGCATCCCAGCACTTCCCGATGGCCGCTTCCACCTGCCGCCCCGAATCCACCGAGCCTCTGACCCAGGTTTGCCAG CTGAGGAGCCAAAGGAGAAGACCTCCCGGAAGGCAGCTGAGCCAG AGCTGATGGGAACCCTTGATGGCACCTGCTACCCTCCACCACCAGTACCTAGACAGGCGTCGCCCCAGAACCTGGGGACCCCTGGCCTGCTGCACCCCCAGACCTCACCCCTGCTGCACTCATTAGTGGGCCAACATATCCTGTCTGTCCAGCAGTTCACCAAGGATCAg ATGTCTCACCTGTTCAACGTGGCACACACGCTGCGCATGATGGTGCAGAAGGAGCGGAGCCTCGACATCCTCAAG GGGAAGGTGATGGCCTCCATGTTCTACGAGGTGAGCACGCGGACCAGCAGCTCCTTTGCAGCGGCCATGGCCCGGCTGGGGGGCGCCGTGCTCAGCTTCTCAGAAGCCACGTCCTCCGTCCAGAAGGGTGAATCCCTGGCTGACTCGGTGCAGACCATGAGCTGCTACGCCGACGTCGTGGTGCTGCGGCACCCCCAGCCCGGAGCGGTGGAG CTGGCAGCCAAGCACTGCCGGAGGCCAGTGATCAATGCCGGGGATGGGGTCGGAGAGCATCCCACCCAGGCCTTGCTGGACATCTTCACCATCCGGGAGGAGCTTGGGACGGTCAACGGCATGACG ATCACAATGGTTGGGGACCTGAAGCACGGACGCACGGTGCATTCACTGGCCTGCCTGCTCACCCAGTATCGCGTCAGCCTGCGCTACGTGGCGCCTCCCAGCCTGCGCATGCCCCCCGACGTGCGGGCTTTCGTGGCGTCCCGCGGCACTAAGCAG GAGGAATTTGAGAGCATTGAGGAGGCGCTGCCCGACACCGACGTGCTCTACATGACTCGCATCCAGAAGGAGCGCTTCGGTTCTAGCCAGGAGTATGAAGCT TGCTTTGGCCAGTTCATCCTCACTCCCCACATCATGACCCGGGCCAAGAAGAAGATGGTGGTGATGCACCCAATGCCCCGAGTCAATGAGATAAG TGTGGAGGTGGACTCGGACCCCCGAGCAGCCTACTTCCGGCAGGCGGAGAATGGCATGTACATCCGCATGGCTCTGTTAGCCACTGTGCTCGGCCGCTTCTAG